In a single window of the Pontibacter russatus genome:
- a CDS encoding glycosyltransferase family 4 protein, with product MKIAVLAPVAWRTPPRHYGPWEQMASNVAEGLVSLGADVTLFATSDAVTEGKLDAVVGKGYEEDRTQDAKVVECLHISNLMEKAAGFDIIHNHFDFLPLTYSRLIQVPMLTTIHGFSSAKILPVYLKYNATSHYVSISNSDRSPGLAYIATVYNGIRAADFSFTRQPEDYLLFFGRIHPDKGTAEAIQIARQSKKRLLIAGIVQDQGYFDREVKPYLGDQVEFVGAAGPESRNELLGNALALLHPILFDEPFGLSVAEAMVCGTPVIAFNRGAMPELIRHEETGFLVKDISGAVAAVQQLGCISRQQCRAWSLAQFSQQKMAADYLHLYKQILNS from the coding sequence ATGAAGATAGCCGTATTAGCCCCTGTGGCCTGGCGCACCCCGCCGCGCCATTACGGGCCCTGGGAACAGATGGCCTCCAACGTGGCAGAGGGACTGGTAAGTTTAGGAGCCGACGTCACGCTTTTCGCCACTTCAGATGCTGTCACGGAGGGGAAGTTGGATGCTGTGGTAGGCAAAGGGTATGAGGAAGACCGCACCCAGGATGCCAAAGTGGTGGAATGCCTGCACATCAGCAACCTGATGGAAAAGGCGGCTGGCTTTGATATCATCCACAACCATTTTGATTTTTTGCCGCTTACCTATTCTCGGCTGATCCAGGTACCGATGCTGACCACGATCCATGGGTTTTCATCAGCTAAAATCTTACCGGTTTACCTGAAATACAACGCCACCTCCCACTACGTCTCCATCAGCAACTCCGACCGCAGCCCAGGGCTTGCCTATATAGCCACGGTATATAACGGCATTCGGGCAGCGGACTTTTCCTTTACCCGACAGCCGGAGGATTACCTCCTGTTTTTTGGACGCATCCATCCCGATAAAGGCACGGCGGAAGCCATTCAAATCGCTCGGCAAAGCAAGAAGCGGCTGCTTATTGCCGGCATTGTTCAGGATCAGGGGTATTTTGACAGAGAGGTAAAGCCTTACTTAGGCGATCAGGTGGAGTTTGTGGGGGCTGCCGGACCAGAAAGCCGGAACGAGCTCCTGGGGAATGCCCTTGCGCTGCTGCACCCCATCCTGTTCGACGAACCCTTTGGATTGAGTGTGGCGGAGGCCATGGTCTGCGGCACACCGGTCATTGCCTTCAACAGGGGCGCTATGCCGGAGCTGATCCGGCATGAAGAGACGGGGTTCCTGGTCAAAGACATAAGCGGGGCGGTGGCGGCCGTGCAGCAATTAGGCTGTATCAGCCGCCAGCAATGCCGCGCCTGGAGCCTGGCGCAGTTCTCGCAGCAGAAGATGGCTGCGGATTACCTGCACCTCTACAAGCAAATTCTAAACAGCTAA
- a CDS encoding glycoside hydrolase family 130 protein — MRLSIERKNVKVYPDPKRVIARYFFNSEERARQVIRRVMEMNEGEVFDTISPILQEYSKRHRNITKVLYRHCSRLRHIFSELVIDYEQLDSYRRLLIGSFFTHEYSIESAAFFNPSIVEDPDQTELEEGHKRVIISFRAVGEGHISSIVFRRALLDKACNISVDPVGNHVDEAEIIHSAAYEKSAFFDNAFSRQIRPQVMNEVAAELEEHFDYNMLKKLINKKKSGQQDDHSRMEYDKVLWLADSYYRITFSLDTDISDRVIFPISEFERKGIEDARFVRFTEEDGSIVYFATYTAYDGETIVPKMLKTKDFYNFKIMPLYGTGVQNKNFALFPRKINGKFVMASRNDGWNNYIMYSDNINMWENPVRIECPKYPWEFVQVGNCGSPIETAHGWLLLTHGVGPMRRYCIGASLLQLDDPTIEISHLDEPLLIPNKDEREGYVPNVLYSCGPIVHNGQLVIPYGLSDYCSSFATVDLHALLDKLRSPALAV; from the coding sequence ATGAGACTATCCATCGAGAGAAAAAATGTAAAAGTGTACCCGGACCCCAAACGGGTCATCGCCCGCTATTTCTTTAACAGTGAGGAACGCGCCCGGCAGGTGATCCGGCGCGTGATGGAAATGAACGAGGGTGAAGTGTTCGACACCATCTCCCCCATTCTGCAGGAGTATTCCAAGCGCCACCGGAACATCACCAAGGTACTGTACCGGCATTGCAGCCGCTTAAGGCATATCTTCTCAGAACTGGTTATTGACTATGAGCAGCTGGACAGTTACCGCAGGCTGCTCATCGGCTCCTTTTTCACCCACGAGTATTCTATAGAATCGGCCGCATTTTTCAACCCCTCTATCGTGGAGGACCCGGACCAGACGGAGCTGGAAGAGGGGCATAAAAGGGTGATCATCAGCTTTAGGGCTGTAGGCGAGGGCCACATCTCCTCTATCGTCTTTCGCAGGGCCTTGCTGGACAAGGCCTGTAATATCAGCGTGGACCCGGTTGGCAACCATGTGGACGAGGCGGAGATCATACACAGCGCCGCCTATGAAAAAAGCGCCTTTTTTGACAATGCCTTCAGCAGACAAATCAGACCGCAGGTGATGAACGAGGTTGCGGCGGAGTTGGAAGAGCATTTTGATTACAACATGCTCAAAAAGCTCATCAACAAAAAGAAATCAGGGCAACAGGATGACCATTCCAGGATGGAGTACGATAAAGTGTTGTGGCTGGCCGACTCCTACTATAGGATTACCTTTTCACTGGACACCGATATCTCCGACCGGGTAATATTCCCCATCTCTGAGTTCGAGCGCAAGGGCATTGAGGATGCCCGCTTTGTCCGCTTCACTGAGGAGGACGGCAGTATCGTGTACTTTGCCACCTACACCGCCTATGATGGGGAGACCATCGTTCCCAAGATGCTGAAGACAAAGGATTTCTACAATTTCAAAATCATGCCGCTCTATGGCACCGGCGTGCAGAACAAGAACTTCGCGCTCTTCCCCCGGAAAATCAACGGCAAGTTTGTCATGGCTTCCCGCAACGACGGCTGGAACAACTACATCATGTACTCCGACAACATCAACATGTGGGAAAACCCGGTACGGATAGAATGCCCGAAGTACCCATGGGAATTTGTGCAGGTGGGTAACTGCGGCTCGCCGATAGAGACAGCGCACGGCTGGTTGCTGCTTACCCACGGGGTAGGCCCGATGCGGCGCTATTGCATAGGCGCCAGTCTGCTGCAGCTTGATGACCCTACCATCGAGATAAGCCACCTGGACGAGCCGCTGCTCATTCCAAACAAGGATGAACGGGAAGGCTATGTGCCGAATGTGCTCTACTCCTGCGGCCCTATTGTCCATAACGGGCAGCTGGTCATTCCCTATGGGCTCTCGGACTATTGCTCTTCCTTTGCCACAGTGGACCTCCACGCGCTGCTGGACAAGCTGCGAAGCCCGGCCTTAGCTGTTTAG
- a CDS encoding recombinase family protein: MGYARVSTHDQRLELQTDALAQCGCQQIYRERKSGKTRERPELEKMISQLRSGDTVVVWKLDRLGRSLRDLIDLVAEFQERGVEFVSLQDGINTATPTGRFTFNVFASLAEFERELIRERTNAGLASARARGKRGGRPAGLSKSAMEKARSARILYDSKIKTVEEIAQTLGIGRATCYRYLGQADSGDAAGK, from the coding sequence ATAGGATACGCGCGGGTCTCGACCCATGACCAGCGGCTGGAGCTGCAGACCGACGCCCTCGCCCAGTGCGGCTGCCAGCAAATCTACCGGGAGAGGAAGTCGGGCAAGACCAGGGAGCGCCCGGAGCTGGAGAAGATGATAAGCCAGCTCCGGAGCGGCGACACGGTGGTGGTGTGGAAGCTGGACCGGCTGGGCCGCTCGCTGCGGGACCTGATCGACCTGGTGGCCGAATTCCAGGAGCGGGGGGTGGAGTTCGTGAGCCTGCAGGACGGCATCAACACGGCCACGCCCACCGGCCGCTTCACCTTCAACGTCTTCGCCTCCCTGGCAGAGTTCGAGCGCGAGCTCATCCGCGAGCGCACCAACGCCGGGCTGGCCTCGGCCAGGGCCAGGGGGAAGAGGGGCGGCAGACCGGCCGGTCTGTCAAAGTCAGCCATGGAGAAGGCCCGCTCCGCCCGGATTCTCTATGACTCCAAGATCAAGACGGTAGAGGAGATAGCCCAGACGCTGGGCATCGGCCGGGCCACCTGCTACCGCTACCTGGGCCAGGCAGACAGCGGAGACGCAGCCGGGAAATAG